From the genome of Sylvia atricapilla isolate bSylAtr1 chromosome 26, bSylAtr1.pri, whole genome shotgun sequence, one region includes:
- the CTXN1 gene encoding cortexin-1: protein MNDASTMDYELLSPSLVEHPAGAAGMDAEQKTVFAFVIFLLVFLVMLMVRCFRILLDPYSRMPASSWTDHKEGLERGQFDYALV from the coding sequence ATGAATGATGCGTCCACCATGGATTATGAACTGCTCTCGCCGTCGCTGGTGGAGCACCCCGCCGGCGCCGCGGGCATGGACGCCGAGCAGAAAACTGTCTTCGCCTTCGTCATCTTCCTCCTGGTGTTCCTGGTGATGCTGATGGTGCGCTGCTTCCGCATCCTGCTGGACCCCTACAGCCGCATGCCCGCCTCCTCCTGGACGGACCACAAGGAGGGCTTGGAGAGGGGCCAGTTCGACTACGCGCTGGTGTGA